In Anaeromyxobacter diazotrophicus, the genomic window TCCAGCTGGCCGTCCTTCACCTCGCAGACGTGGGTCATGCCGGTGACCGCGATCTCGTCGAGGCCCTCGCCGTGCACGACGAAGGCGTGCCGGGCGCCCAGCGCCGCCAGCACCCCCCCGATGATGGGCACCCAGCGCGGCTCGTACACGCCCATGACCTGGTGCTGCGCGCCGGCCGGGTTCGCCAGCGGGCCGAGCAGGTTGAAGATGGAGCGCACGCCGAGCTCGCGCCGGATGCCGGCCACCGCCTTGAAGGCCGGGTGGAGCTTGGGCGCGAAGAGGAAGCCGATGCCGCACTCGGCGATGCAGCGCTCCACCACCTCGCGGGTGGCGTCCACGTGGACGCCGGCCGCCGCCAGCACGTCGGCCGAGCCGCAGCGCGACGAGACCGAGCGGTTGCCGTGCTTCGCCACGGTGACGCCGGCGCCCGCCACCACGAAGGCGGCGGTGGTGGAGATGTTGAAGGTGTTCTGGCCGTCCCCGCCGGTGCCGCAGGTGTCGACGAAGACCTCGGCCGCCACGTGCACCCGCTCGGCGCGCGCCCGCATCACCTCGGCCGCGCCGGCGATCTCCTCCACCGTCTCGCCCTTGAGCCGCAGGGTCGCCAGGAAGGCGCCCACCTGCGCCGGGGTGGCGCCGCCGTCGGCGATCTCGTTCATCACGCCCACCGAGTCGGCGCGCGTGAGGTGGTGGCCGAGGACGAGCTTCGCGATCGCCTCCTGGATCATCGGCCCCCTCCGCGCGGCAGGCGGGCGAGCCAGTTGCCCAGCAGCGCCTTCCCGCCCTCGGTCAGGATGGACTCGGGGTGGAACTGGACGCCCTCCACCTCGAGCCGCCGGTGCCGCAGGCCCATGATCTCCCCCTCGTCGGTCCAGGCGGTGACCGCCAGCGCGGCGGGCAGGCTCCGCCGCTCCACCACCAGCGAGTGGTACCGCCCGGCGGCGAAGGGCGAGGCGAGCCCCGCGTAGAGCCCCCGGCCGCGGTGGCGGACCGGGCTCGCCTTGCCGTGCACGATC contains:
- the trpD gene encoding anthranilate phosphoribosyltransferase gives rise to the protein MIQEAIAKLVLGHHLTRADSVGVMNEIADGGATPAQVGAFLATLRLKGETVEEIAGAAEVMRARAERVHVAAEVFVDTCGTGGDGQNTFNISTTAAFVVAGAGVTVAKHGNRSVSSRCGSADVLAAAGVHVDATREVVERCIAECGIGFLFAPKLHPAFKAVAGIRRELGVRSIFNLLGPLANPAGAQHQVMGVYEPRWVPIIGGVLAALGARHAFVVHGEGLDEIAVTGMTHVCEVKDGQLERYAIVPEDVGLRRWEKREIAGGDAERNAAILGDVLSGQRGAPRDAVLANASAALVAAGAARDLPDGVRVAERALDAGAALDKLQRLRALSNGAA